Within Leguminivora glycinivorella isolate SPB_JAAS2020 chromosome 26, LegGlyc_1.1, whole genome shotgun sequence, the genomic segment CCGGTGTCGGGGTGGACCTGCTTCAGCACCTTGTATATGTAGATGGCGTAGCTCTCCTTGCGCTTGtgcttcttctttttctttgaGTCAGACTTGGAGATATTCTTCTGGGCGTTACCAGATTTCTTGGCAGCTTTACCGCTCGTCTTAGGTGGCATTTCTATGTATTAATTAATTAGACGTTCACAGTGCGAAGTTCGAACTGGaagtgataattttttttttcgaattttgaATTTTGTTACTGCTCTGAAAATGAAGTGGGGGGATAATTGATCGAGAGTCGAGTACGCATGTCTCGACCAATAGCGTTCGTGAATCGTTATCAATCTATGTGGCCCGCgtttatgtattaatattatgttataatataatattataatatgataaattatatattttatacttttaaacgagtaattcatttttatttttatttatacatgcCGGCTATTTCGGACACCGCTTatacgatttcgctgaaatttgttatgtgtgGGTTTTGGAGGGTGggaaaaatcgatctagtttTTTAGTCTCAGGTCTCGGGAAAcgttaattttcaagttttaactCGGTTTCCTCACACCACATCACGTGACATCATTGCAAAATATGTACGATAATTTCGTCAATACTGTATTAGCGGTGTGTAGCTCAGTTGTAAGAGCCTCTGCTTATTGGCTCGAATTGTCACaggtgtcgtgagttcgaatcccggtcgtGTAAAAAGattgtttaatatttttaaattttttttttttttttcttcagttTCTTTTtcactatatattatgtattttttattatttaattaataaaatcgataaaataaaacagaactCCTAACctaattatttatgtttttgttaCAGGCGCACACACACCCCTGCGAGTGATCCATAGAAACGCGTAAGCAGGTAAGGTAAgtgtttttatatatatatatatatatatatatatatcgattgattaaatatatatattagatACTGACTGATTTGTATTTTATGTGTCATGCCGTGAAACTAAAACTTTAGCACAGAATCATATTGTGGCCCTGAAAAGGGCCTTTGGCAACCGGTCACCCGCGCGGTATGTAATGCCGCAGACGTTAATCCGAAAGACAAACGAATGCAACACACATTAACCGAACTCCGGGCGTTACCGCCAGATAGGTATGTAAGAAGGTAAGGAGGCAGCCTAAGCCTTCTTCTCGGTCTTCTTGGGCAGGAGCACGGCCTGAATGTTAGGCAGCACACCGCCCTGGGCGATGGTCACGCCGGAGAGGAGCTTGTTCAACTCTTCGTCGTTGCGTATCGCCAGCTGGAGATGTCTCGGGATGATCCTGGTCTTCTTGTTGTCGCGAGCGGCGTTTCCGGCCAACTCGAGAACCTCAGCCGCCAGGTACTCCATGACGGCCGCGAGGTACACGGGGGCACCGGCACCGACGCGCTCGGCGTAGTTGCCCTTGCGCAGAAGCCTGTGGATACGACCGACGGGGAACTGGAGTCCGGCACGGTTAGAACGGGATTTTGCCTTTCCCTTAACTTTACCACCCTTGCCGCGTCCAGACATGTTTATAGTaagttaattaattaataaattaactaaaaactaaaaaaaataacacaatcAAACAACACGACAGACAAACGTACTAATCACGTACGATCGTGAGCTGATACTAATGAAAAAAAtacctgtattttattttatattttacgtGCGTATATGATAGTGGGGAGTATGAAGGGCAGAGATGACACGAGCGTGATCGGCCAATCAACGCTCACATAACGAAACCGCGTATCGAAGCAGAGGGAAAGAGACAGTGCGATGAGTGATTAGTGACGTGTGTTCtgcatttatttatatgataaattTGTAAATTAATTGAATGACTTCACGACTCTATGTATGTTTGCTTATTGCAATGAAACAGAGGTACTAAATAACCGTTCAATATCATACGTTAGCTCTGAAAAGGGCTTTCAGGGAATGAGATGAGGTGAGGTGAGGTGAGGTGAGGTGAGAGGGCGATGAGACGTGAGTGGATGAGAGAATGGCTGGTTACCCTGCATGTTATGTGCACTAATAGGCAAACACTGATTCTAATTGTATATAtaatgatcatcatcatcatcgtcgcctgaaaaaaaaaaaaaatctggcaTGTCGGGGCCGTGTTATGTGTGCACAGTTATGGAATTATTTTTGACTGATGGTGTGAATTAGTGTGtggataaaataaatttatatggaTGCAGTATACATGGTGAATGATGATTTTCTATTTGGAAAACGTGAGTGTTTCAAATTACTTAATTACTACCTAAATGTTATATCCTGTGTGTGTAGAATATGTAGATATATGTTGAGTCTAGGGAGTCGGGCAGTCGGGCCTCTCATCAAAGAGAGAGAGAAGAAGTGACCGATACCTACTTACTATTACTGTTACTACGATATATTGGTTGGTGACGGCACGTATGGTATGAATATGGAATGAATATCGGCGGGCTTCGGCTAGGTTAGGCTGCACAGACCATCGATCGAtataatattttcaccacaccaactggtaaaggcattctttgctattcgaaaacagatagcaaaattgcattttatccacaagggggcaaagtaatttcatgcaaattttaacccgatgtcttaatatgtctgctagattttacctataaatgatgattttgaatcaaaaatattgaataaattgatgaatttgatttattttgatgttttatagtcagtattttgttcgtgttggtgtggtgaaaaattttgtgtttcactcggtggcaaagtttgtttaaccttcgtgccttgataccctcgcaacgctcaagattccactatattgagaatattggaatctttcgcttgctcaggtatcaatattggcacgtgcggttaaacaactactttgcccccttgtaaaacaaataactattgatacttttaaaataattatataggaGGAGGTACCCAAATTTCATATTGACGTACTCAAGTAACTGTTGTTTATTTAACTtaagattttatttgaaatgAATACCTACTAACCTAACTGAATGAAACCTAACTTCGCGCAACCTAACTCGTTCAAACCTCACTCTACGTGACCTAACTCGGCTCGGATCAGTGATTTAAACTAACTtgcaataggtacctatattattaaaaataataattttactacaacattataataattagaGGTATTATGTGTTTTATATAACGATTGCCACCGTATGTACGGCCTGAAACGAAACTTTTCACATAACATTCTGAACGTATTTGTGGCCCTGAAAAGGGCCGGTTATTGTTTGTTTGACGTACAAACAGACCACACTCTAGCAGCGTGCTCACTTAGAGCTGGTGTACTTGGTGACGGCCTTGGTGCCTTCACTGACGGCGTGCTTGGCGAGCTCGCCGGGGAGGAGCAGCCTGACGGAGGTCTGCACCTCCCTGCTGGTGATGGTGGACCTCTTGTTGTAGTGGGCGAGGCGGGAGGCCTCGGCGGCGATGCGCTCGAAGATATCGTTCACGAACGAGTTCATGATCGACATGGCCTTGCTGGAGATACCGGTGTCGGGGTGGACCTGCTTCAGCACCTTGTATATGTAGATGGCGTAGCTCTCCTTGCGCTTGtgcttcttctttttctttgaGTCAGACTTGGAGATATTCTTCTGGGCGTTACCAGATTTCTTGGCAGCTTTACCGCTCGTCTTAGGTGGCATTTCTATGTATTAATTAATTAGACGTTCACAGTGCGAAGTTCGAACTGGaagtgataattttttttttcgaattttgaATTTTGTTACTGCTCTGAAAATGAAGTGGGGGGATAATTGATCGAGAGTCGAGTACGCATGTCTCGACCAATAGCGTTCGTGAATCGTTATCAATCTATGTGGCCCGCgtttatgtattaatattatgttataatataatattataatatgataaattatatattttatacttttaaacgagtaattcatttttatttttatttatacatgcCGGCTATTTCGGACACCGCTTatacgatttcgctgaaatttgttatgtgtgGGTTTTGGAGGGTGggaaaaatcgatctagtttTTTAGTCTCAGGTCTCGGGAAAcgttaattttcaagttttaactCGGTTTCCTCACACCACATCACGTGACATCATTGCAAAATATGTACGATAATTTCGTCAATACTGTATTAGCGGTGTGTAGCTCAGTTGTAAGAGCCTCTGCTTATTGGCTCGAATTGTCACaggtgtcgtgagttcgaatcccggtcgtGTGAAAAGattgtttaatatttttaaatttttttttttttttcttcagttTCTTTTtcactatatattatgtattttttattatttaattaataaaatcgataaaataaaacagaactCCTAACctaattatttatgtttttgttaCAGGCGCACACACACCCCTGCGAGTGATCCATAGAAACGCGTAAGCAGGTAAGGTAagtgttttatatatatatatattatatatatatatatatatatatatatatatatcgattgattaaatatatatattagatACTGACTGATTTGTATTTTATGTGTCATGCCGTGAAACTAAAACTTTAGCACAGAATCATATTGTGGCCCTGAAAAGGGCCTTTGGCAACCGGTCACCCGCGCGGTATGTAATGCCGCAGACGTTAATCCGAAAGACAAACGAATGCAACACACATTAACCGAACTCCGGGCGTTACCGCCAGATAGGTATGTAAGAAGGTAAGGAGGCAGCCTAACCTTCTTCTCGGTCTTCTTGGGCAGGAGCACGGCCTGAATGTTAGGCAGCACACCGCCCTGGGCGATGGTCACGCCGGAGAGGAGCTTGTTCAACTCTTCGTCGTTGCGTATCGCCAGCTGGAGATGTCTCGGGATGATCCTGGTCTTCTTGTTGTCGCGAGCGGCGTTTCCGGCCAACTCGAGAACCTCAGCCGCCAGGTACTCCATGACGGCCGCGAGGTACACGGGGGCACCGGCACCGACGCGCTCGGCGTAGTTGCCCTTGCGCAGAAGCCTGTGGATACGACCGACGGGGAACTGGAGTCCGGCACGGTTAGAACGGGATTTTGCCTTTCCCTTAACTTTACCACCCTTGCCGCGTCCAGACATGTTTATAGTaagttaattaattaataaattaactaaaaactaaaaaaaataacacaatcAAACAACACGACAGACAAACGTACTAATCACGTACGATCGTGAGCTGATACTAATGAAAAAAAtacctgtattttattttatattttacgtGCGTATATGATAGTGGGGAGTATGAAGGGCAGAGATGACACGAGCGTGATCGGCCAATCAACGCTCACATAACGAAACCGCGTATCGAAGCAGAGGGAAAGAGACAGTGCGATGAGTGATTAGTGACGTGTGTTCtgcatttatttatatgataaattTGTAAATTAATTGAATGACTTCACGACTCTATGTATGTTTGCTTATTGCAATGAAACAGAGGTACTA encodes:
- the LOC125240085 gene encoding histone H2A-like, whose product is MSGRGKGGKVKGKAKSRSNRAGLQFPVGRIHRLLRKGNYAERVGAGAPVYLAAVMEYLAAEVLELAGNAARDNKKTRIIPRHLQLAIRNDEELNKLLSGVTIAQGGVLPNIQAVLLPKKTEKKFELRTVNV
- the LOC125239969 gene encoding histone H2B-like, which translates into the protein MPPKTSGKAAKKSGNAQKNISKSDSKKKKKHKRKESYAIYIYKVLKQVHPDTGISSKAMSIMNSFVNDIFERIAAEASRLAHYNKRSTITSREVQTSVRLLLPGELAKHAVSEGTKAVTKYTSSK
- the LOC125239995 gene encoding histone H2A; its protein translation is MSGRGKGGKVKGKAKSRSNRAGLQFPVGRIHRLLRKGNYAERVGAGAPVYLAAVMEYLAAEVLELAGNAARDNKKTRIIPRHLQLAIRNDEELNKLLSGVTIAQGGVLPNIQAVLLPKKTEKKA